In Geovibrio ferrireducens, the genomic window AAAACGGCCAGACCTGTGGTTTTGACTTCACTGTTCTGCTTAAGATTCTCTCCGGGGACACCCATACCCATATTCATGAAGTTCATCCATGTGTTGTATCTGCGCTCATCCTTCTCAGAAAGAAGGAACAGCCCTGCTATCCAGCTCAATTTTCCGTCTGCATTATCAGACATAAGGCGAAACTCCTGTGAAAAAGAGTTTATATCCTTCTCAATATCAATGGTGACCATGTCAATAGGCGTAAAATCAGTATCATTCATAAACATTGAATCTGTTCTGCTGTGAGCGGTAACGGAAACCAACCTCACATCTCCTCCGGCGTACTCACCACGAAGGGAGAACATATCCGAGTCATTATAGGTTTCCCCGTCTTCATTAACGTTAATCTTTTTCCGCATGTCACTGCTGTGAAGAGGGGAAAAGTTTGCATATTTATCACCTTCATAGCGCTGGAAGCTGTAATTCAGATCAGCCTTAAATTCATTCCCGGATTCATACCGGAGGTTCAGCTTGCCGTCAGTTTTTTCTGTTTTCCCCATATCATCTTCACCGCTGACACTTTCAAAATAACCGTCTGTTTCAACATATCTGGCTGCTGCTTTTATGAAAAGTCTGTCTTTAACAACAGGTCCGCTTATTGAAGCTTTTGTTTCATATGTATTAAAACTGCTGACGTCAATCCCTGCTCTGCCGATCCACTTATCAGAAGGCTGCTTTGTTATTATATTTATAACCCCCGCTTCAGAGTTTCTTCCATAAAGCGTTCCCTGTGGCCCTTTTAAAATCTCAATACGCTCAACGTCATAGAAACTCACATCCAGATTAGGGTAATACACGTCATCCACATAAAAACCTACAGAGGGAATCTGGTTCATGGAGCCGGTAATTCCTCTCATTGTGGCAAATGTTGTTATGGACTCTCCGGTCTGGGTCACATAAAGATTAGGGGTCATATTCATCACATCAGCCACCGTACGGAGTCCATACTCCTCTGCCTCTTCACCGCTTATAAAGGAAACTGTGGCGGGAACCTCCTGAACATCTCTCCCTCTTTTCTCCGCTGTGACAACAACGGTGTCCAGCTCATATACTTCAGCAGAAGCATTGTCAGCCGCATTCACCGGAAAAGCGGATATTATCAGGATATAAGCGGTAAGCACCGCAAATTTCGCTCTTTTCAAAAGCATACATCTCTCCTCACCTCAAGCAACTTAGAAGAGCCAAACTTAACACTGGAAAAGCATAAAAAATAGAATATAAGGTGTTTATTATAGAATAATCAGGAAACGGTCTTAGTGAATCTTCCGGGTGTTGTTCCGTGAAATTTCACAAATTCACGGATGAAGTGAGATGTGTCGCTGAAACCAAGATGGTGGCTTATTTCTGTGATATTCATCAGTCCTTCGCCAAGCAGAACCTCTGCATGCCTGATCCTCTCGCTGCGAAGAACAGAATACGGCGTTGAGTTAAACAGTGACCTGAAGCCTTTTTTAAGCTTTGTACTGTTGATGCCGACTCTCCTCGCCAAATCATCCAGAGCAGGCGGATTATCCATTTCAGCTATCAGTATATCCCTTGCCTCTCTGATCCTCCCCGCATCACTGCTGCAGAGCTTTGGAATGTTCCTGCATAAACGGCTTCCTTCCGCTTCATGAAGCATGTGAACAATAAGCTCCATGCTTTTGCTTTCGAGAAACAGCCTGTTCATTGCACCCTGATAAGGGCTGTTTACGATCTGATCCAGAATAACCCTGACAGCAGGAGTCAAGGCGGCATCAATATTGATGGAAGCTGTGTTCCTTTTTAATATGCCCCTGAATGACTCAGGCACATATTCCGGTTCTCCGCCCAAATATTCCATGAAGCGGTCAGGAGAGACATACAGGTTAAGAATACGGTAGTGTTCTCCGGCAAAGGTCTGTACGGAGCAGCGACTCCCGGGATTGTATGTCACAAGGCTTCTGCCTGAGATTCCGCTCAGGAGGGCTGTTTCCCTGCCGCCTTTGATAATTCTTCCATATCCGGTTCCGGCCATGTGAAAAGAGAACTCAAGGGGGGCTGAATCTATCTCAAAATCAGCGGCGGCTGTTTCTTTTGCCGTATAATCAAGAAAAGAGATCTCAAGCCCGCATGAAAGTAACGCATGTCTGAACATCCCTGCGACATCTCCGAAGGTATTCAGAAAATTCCATGATGTATCAATTTGCTGCGAACCTGCATTTGCCGGAAGCATATGCCGCTCCTTGTTTAATATAGTTAGAGATAACTAAATCAAAACCAGCATCAAGTCAAGCGGGAATAGAAAAACAGCCGCCTATGCGGGAAGGCGGCTGTTTTTCTGTTATGGCTCCTAATTTTTCGGTTTAAAGAAAATGGAGGGTACTGTATCTCCGGAGGTAAGGGTATTACCGTTGGCGTCTTTAGTTGAATCGGGCATACCTACAGCGGTTCTCTGTGCTGTGGGGTATTTCGCGCTGATCTCCTCAACAGTGCCGAAGTCAAGGGCTCTCTGAGGGCAGGCTGCAACACATGAAGGCGCAAGACCGTCATCAAGCCTGTCCCAGCAGAAGGTACATTTCTGTACAGGGTGTTTAACCGCCCAGCTTGCCTTCTTAACAGGTTCGGATTTATCATCGCCGAACTGAGGAGCACCGTAGGGGCATGCAACTGCGCAGGAACGGATGTTCTGGCATTTGTCACGGTCTACTATTACTATGCCGTCCTCTTTTCTTTTATAAATCGCTCCCACGGGGCAGGCCGCAGTGCATGCGGGGTTTGCGCAGTGATTGCAGGAAAGTACAAGGTTGAAAACCTTTACATTCGGGAAAGCGCCGCTTTCGGTTACACCAAGCCTTCTCCAGCTTGCCTTGCCGGGCTTAACGTCATTCCAGTCTTTGCATGCTACAACGCAGGCGTGGCAGCCCATGCATCTGTTCTGGTCAAAGTAAAATGCCATCTGTTTAGCCATGGTTTAATCCTCCCTACGCCTTTTCGATTTTGACACGGCAGTCGTTGCCCGATGTCATACCTTTGCAGATTCTTGCTGGTCTGGCTGTCATAAGAGTGTTTGTGCAGCCGCCGACATCAATTCCTGAGTTGTTCTTCTGAAACCAGCCGCCTTCTGAAACATAAACAATCTTGGGCGCAACCCTGTTTGTGATATGAGCAGAAGCATACATTTTTCCTCTGTCATTGCTCAGAAGAACTCTGTCTCCCTCCTGAATTCCCAGAGTTACAGCATCAGCGGGGCTTATCCACATGGGTTCATAGATTCCGTCTTCCCATACGCCGTCTTTCCATTCACGGTCAGGGTTGAGGAAAGCTGCGTTGCCGTCAGCATCTTTTTTATACTGCTCATTAAGGTAAGCAACGTTATTGTGCGTAGCATGGGTTCTGTACATTTTATGATAGTTGTGCAGGGTAAATACATACCCCTTGCTGTTTGAACCAGCGGGATCATCGTGAGCAAGCTCATGGCTGGGGTCTGTAGTGTCTACTGCGTGTCTGCCTTCAACTGCCGGAATATACATAGGAACAGGGTAAACAAACCTTCTGCCTGTATTATCACCGTGGTGAGCGGAGAATATTGAACCGCTGCCGGGAAGGTCAAAGTCTCCTGAACCGTTGTCAGAGGTTACTGTATCAATATTGTCATGGTATCTGGCTTCGTAGTCCTCAATCATTCCGAGGCAGTAAGCTTCAAACTTGCCTGTGGGGGTCTTAAGAGGATTATTTTCCGGATCGTCTCTGAAAGCCTTATACTGAATTGCCGCTTCAGCAGGAGTTGCTATCTCGGCAGCGCCTTTTTCGCAGATCTCGTCATAAGTCATACCGTAAACAGTGGTGAGATCATAAGCATCCCAGCCTGCGCGAAGTCTGGCTTCCATACCTTCTTCACCAAGAGGGTAATCACCCAGATATTCAGTACCAAGCCCCAGCTTATCGGCTATTCCGGCGCATATGGTGTACTCGTCTAGAACCTCACCGGGTGCTTCTGTCACAACATTTGATCTTATAAGTGTATCCTGACCGAACCAGCCTGTTATAAATGTGGGTTTTTCACCGATCATTTTTGAAGGCAGTATATAGTCAGACATTGCGGCTGTGGCTGTCATAAACGGTTCAAAGTTTACGATAAGCTCACATTTTGTTTTATCCTTATATATTTCCCAGTTGTAGTTAACATCTCCGCTGTTGTTTACCATGATGTTTGCACCGGAAACAAATACGGCTTTGCCGAAGTTAGCGGGAAGATGCTTTACCTGTCCGTCATTCCATTTTGATTTACCTGTTCCGGCGTTGTCAAATCCATCCGGTACAACGAATGCAGGAACATTCACTCTGCACGCTGTAGGCATGTAACTCACAGGCGAAGTGATTCTGTCTGCATCGTAAAGTCCGCTCATGGCTATTTCATTGGGCAGGTACATATCCACAGGGTCCGGACCGTATGCACCAGCTTTAGCAGCAACAACAAAACCTGACGAGCGTCCTGCATCACCGAAGTTTTTAGTTAC contains:
- a CDS encoding TonB-dependent receptor; this translates as MLLKRAKFAVLTAYILIISAFPVNAADNASAEVYELDTVVVTAEKRGRDVQEVPATVSFISGEEAEEYGLRTVADVMNMTPNLYVTQTGESITTFATMRGITGSMNQIPSVGFYVDDVYYPNLDVSFYDVERIEILKGPQGTLYGRNSEAGVINIITKQPSDKWIGRAGIDVSSFNTYETKASISGPVVKDRLFIKAAARYVETDGYFESVSGEDDMGKTEKTDGKLNLRYESGNEFKADLNYSFQRYEGDKYANFSPLHSSDMRKKINVNEDGETYNDSDMFSLRGEYAGGDVRLVSVTAHSRTDSMFMNDTDFTPIDMVTIDIEKDINSFSQEFRLMSDNADGKLSWIAGLFLLSEKDERRYNTWMNFMNMGMGVPGENLKQNSEVKTTGLAVFGEAGYEFGRFELTAGLRYDNEKKEFSYSQNPSGDILPMMGYGSISGSEEETYGAWLPKLSLKYRFAEGIITYASVSRGFRSGGFNEKENMGSSFDPEFTWNYELGFKSSWLGRRLNVNAALFHIDWTDMQVEIAEAGGTSVYMENAAEAESTGAEMEISAMPLSGLVINAGVGYTYAEYKDYKRGDEDFSGKRVIDSPLYTANLGAAYSFGNGFYTNANYSMFGKVYFDPANTEEQKSYGVLNARIGYQGSLYDIYFYGRNLLDEEYAVRAFEVNDVWYGRAGEPRVIGVMFAGKF
- a CDS encoding helix-turn-helix transcriptional regulator, which translates into the protein MLPANAGSQQIDTSWNFLNTFGDVAGMFRHALLSCGLEISFLDYTAKETAAADFEIDSAPLEFSFHMAGTGYGRIIKGGRETALLSGISGRSLVTYNPGSRCSVQTFAGEHYRILNLYVSPDRFMEYLGGEPEYVPESFRGILKRNTASINIDAALTPAVRVILDQIVNSPYQGAMNRLFLESKSMELIVHMLHEAEGSRLCRNIPKLCSSDAGRIREARDILIAEMDNPPALDDLARRVGINSTKLKKGFRSLFNSTPYSVLRSERIRHAEVLLGEGLMNITEISHHLGFSDTSHFIREFVKFHGTTPGRFTKTVS
- a CDS encoding 4Fe-4S dicluster domain-containing protein, which translates into the protein MAKQMAFYFDQNRCMGCHACVVACKDWNDVKPGKASWRRLGVTESGAFPNVKVFNLVLSCNHCANPACTAACPVGAIYKRKEDGIVIVDRDKCQNIRSCAVACPYGAPQFGDDKSEPVKKASWAVKHPVQKCTFCWDRLDDGLAPSCVAACPQRALDFGTVEEISAKYPTAQRTAVGMPDSTKDANGNTLTSGDTVPSIFFKPKN
- a CDS encoding molybdopterin-dependent oxidoreductase, with amino-acid sequence LKGVSAVGATAAVYGCGGGGSGGKTYMEEDEDNRPSAPEITETAIISCIPNDCGGGCITKHYVKDGVIKRIVTDEREDLDMNNGDKPQFRACVRCRSRRQSFYRKDRVLYPLKQTGERGDLNGFIKITWEQAYTEIAQKMQEIKTVYGRGAYHKIHAAGDFSGWSWYGVNKLLVLHNGGYTKHYGSYSVPAVVHVGALIEGKDYYLPLANSRQDVLNSDHLVLWSYNPMETIYDTNTGWYLTQCKEKGIPVTVIDTRLSKTAATVGGDFVNIMPSTDSALITAMLYHILKNHFDKLDVDFINKHLYGFFDNGNSLLHADVDAAKYAVPDGGSLSAFIMGDEGDLLTGGYNNKTSIYPDTIGYNVNSDDVLYGKTVHIWGQRAKTPEWAEKITGVPATKIRELAELYLTKKVTTHIGLGYQRHTESEQAVWLNRVLSVVTKNFGDAGRSSGFVVAAKAGAYGPDPVDMYLPNEIAMSGLYDADRITSPVSYMPTACRVNVPAFVVPDGFDNAGTGKSKWNDGQVKHLPANFGKAVFVSGANIMVNNSGDVNYNWEIYKDKTKCELIVNFEPFMTATAAMSDYILPSKMIGEKPTFITGWFGQDTLIRSNVVTEAPGEVLDEYTICAGIADKLGLGTEYLGDYPLGEEGMEARLRAGWDAYDLTTVYGMTYDEICEKGAAEIATPAEAAIQYKAFRDDPENNPLKTPTGKFEAYCLGMIEDYEARYHDNIDTVTSDNGSGDFDLPGSGSIFSAHHGDNTGRRFVYPVPMYIPAVEGRHAVDTTDPSHELAHDDPAGSNSKGYVFTLHNYHKMYRTHATHNNVAYLNEQYKKDADGNAAFLNPDREWKDGVWEDGIYEPMWISPADAVTLGIQEGDRVLLSNDRGKMYASAHITNRVAPKIVYVSEGGWFQKNNSGIDVGGCTNTLMTARPARICKGMTSGNDCRVKIEKA